GAGCTTGAACCTGCTCAAGGCTGGCGCTGCGAGGTTTGTCCTGACTATGAAGTTTGCAGTGGTTGCTACTCAAAGGGCATCAACCATCCACACAGCCTCATTAGCCGACCATCTGGGACTGATTCTGTGGTACAGAACACACAAACTAGTCAAATCCAGACAGCACAGGTAATTAAATGTCTTTTAAAAATTGCTTCTCCTTTTTCCTCATTTGCTAATACAGTTTTTGGCACTTGCAGTTAACAGACCTGCTGCTACACGCGATGACATGCTTCACGGCGCAGTGCCAGTATCCAAGGTGTCGCATGATTAAGCTTCTCTTCAGGCATGGTGTTGCATGCAAGAACAAAAACTCCTGCGTTCCTTGTAAGAGAATGTGGGCCCTCTTAAGAATGCACGCCAGAAACTGCAGAGATCCACAGTGTAGAGTACCCAAATGCAGGTACGTGAATCTAAGCTACTTAGTTCTACTAGTTAAAAATGACTTTTCTTCAAGAAAAGTTGATGATTTTTTTCTAATGATGTGACATTGTGACAGAGAGTTGAGAGCTCATTTTAGTAGAAAGCAACAACAGGCAGATTCAAGACGCAGAGCAGCTGTGAAGGAGATGGTGCGGCAGAGAGCCGCTGACGCAGCAACCTCCACTTCTGACTGATTAACATAAAGACAAACATGTTCTATCTCTCGTCTATGTGATTAAGGGGTGGTGCCTTTTGAGCTCGTGCTTAGAAGAAAGGTGCAAATGGAGAAAATATCACAGAGGAAAGCCACTTTAGGAGGTCAAGAGCAAACGAGACTCTCTTACACAGCTACTACTAATTTAGGTTCCACAAGGAGGTACATAGTTAGATGTTTTATTATTTACCTGGTGTATTCTTAAGCTACAGACGAATGTGTATATGTGATTTTGATTCAAACTTTAATGAATCCTATTGAGTTGTTGGGTCTTAACCCACTCTTTTGATCCCTTCGTTTTGGCAAAGCTATAAGCTAATAAAATATGTGAAAAGAATGTCGTTGTAAGTGTGTAAATAATAACTTTATTTGTAAGACTTGCAACAACTTTAACACTTTCAACCACATTCTTTTCACATATATTTTATTTTTTAACATGTACACTGATTAAGCCCCAAAGCTAAGCCGGGAATAATAATAATATGATCATGTTGATGCACACAGCTTCCTATGGCTCTTGGTTCTTATGAAGTCAGTCACGCTTTTTACAGACAAAACAGAACTTCTACAAGCTTATTACTTAAGAGGAGTTGTTGTTGTTGTTGTCGGGGAGGAACAGATATCTGAAACGAGAATCAAATGGGAGTATTCCACAGTTACGTGAGGGGAGAAGGCTTTGTCTTCTCTGAGAGATGCACTGTTCCACAAAAGCTGCTTGATTTGGTGGAAGGTACTTCGCTATCCACACCCCCAAGTTTGAATCCTCCACCAAGCTCTTGGCGTAACAATGGATCATTTTAGGTACCAAGAGCTTCCCTTTGCTGCTCAGCCCAACAGATGCTTGTATGAAATCCCTTTGAGCTTCTAGTAGCTCTTCCTTCACTCCTTTGGCTGTGTAGATCCTCACCTGCAACAAGATGATGCATGAGATGAGTTCACATTCAATAAGTTTAAGCCAAACCAAAAAGGAGAATGATAGTTTGCTTAGTTACTTACCGCAGGGGAAGAGTACATTCCACAGCTTAAGGCAAAGGCAAGAAGAGGTTCATGAGTATCAATGCTTGCTTTGCGTTGTTCTTCTGATACTTTCAGCTTGTGAATAGCAAGAAGCAGTGCCTACACATCAGAAAATAGAGTAAATGCTAACAGATTCTAAAAAAAAGACATACAAAAGAACTATGAAGATGAGTATAAGCTTATATACAATTTGTGGCCTGTGAGTAGGAGGTTTCATCTTCAGTATCACATACTCCATTGCCGCCGCAGTGTATGAGTGCCCTCCAACAGTATAAGCAGCCTGTGGACCAAAACATAAAGGAATAAGATAAGACAACAAAGGAACAAAACCAAAGTGATATGTAAACCTTTTGCATCAAGGAGAAGAGCTTCAAGTCGCTTTTTGGGACACCATAAGCCAAATAAGCCTGCATTAAAAGACCACCACAACTCTCATAAAAACATTCAGAATGGTTCTTGATAATTAGAAGGAAAAAGAAAGAAACTAACATGCATGATCAACGCGTTGTAAAGGTTAATCCAGAAAGCTAGCTTCTCATTGCAGCTCAAATGAATTGGGTTCACTCTAGCCAGTTGCTCCACAAGTGTCCTAATTCACGGAATCATACTCTGAGCCTTATAGTTTTAATCAGATTGATAAGAAGAGGCTAAGGAAACTCCATTTACCTAAACTTCCTCAGTGCCCCGGAAGCATATTCCAACTGTTTCTTCCCAACAGACATCCAAGAAACCTCTGACGCCAAACTGTAGTTTCCAATCTCTGCCCAGCTCAGCTTCCCACGAACTCTATAAGGGTCAAAGACGTTTCCTGTGGCCAAGACATCAGTGTTGTTTTGGATATCTATTTGAGGGCTTTGCACCCATGAAGAGATCATTGACCGTTCTGTTGATGGCCACCAGGATGATGAGCTTGATAGATGCCCACGTGGTGATACTGACACCGGTGAGAGCTGGCTCTCGTTTGATGATGCTTTTGAAGTTGCTGTCGGATCAGCGAGAGACATGAAGATGTTCTTCATGCATCTCACCATTTCTTCAGATAATAGATTAGGGTGATCCCACATGAACTTAGGTGGCATTCCTCTAGGTAGCTTCCTTGCATTTGTCTTTCTCATTTGCTTCTTCTCAAGATATTGATTACTTGAGTCCAATACCTCATTGGTTGATTCTGTGGGAGATGACTCAGAAGAAGATTCTTGGTTTTGGACTGGTTGGTCTTGACGTGGACTGTCTTCTGCTGATTGATGTGATTCAGAATCCAAATATATCAAGGAAGAAGAAGAATCCTGCATAACTAAGACATAGTTATACACCAATATACATTACAACAAAAACAAGACAAATGTTGAGATACATACTGGTGGAGAAGCCATATGTGTTAAATGATATTCAGCTAGTCTTCTCTCATTTCGTTCTTGGCTAATTTGGAAATTCAGTGACATCATCTCTTGCTCGAGCTTCGTGACTGCAGTCTCGAGCGTGGCTATATTGGAAATAAGTTCTTGAGCCTGCCCCATTTTGAGAATCATCAGCCAAACAAAATGGTAATCTCAATAACAATAGCATGAGTTGAAGGAACATACAGGATGTGGAACACTACAAGAAGAAGAAGATAGCTCCCAAGGATCTTTCTCCAAGAGGCTCTCTAAAAAAGTATGCAACTCTACTTCTTCTTGGAGTTGAAGTTGCAATCTTTTTACCTGTAACATAAAGCTTCTTTTAGAGTTATAAACACTGCAAAAATATTTAGAGAATATGCAGACTCTTCTTGAGTTCAGAAGCTCACATCCTCTTCAAGTTGGAATCTATATGAAAAAGATTGTCCACTTGTAGACTCTTGGGAAGTTTCTATACCCTGTAAACAAATGATTCAAGCAAGCTCTTATTGCTGTTTAAAGACTGCATAAACTCACTCAACAGGTATAATCTGGACTGTGTATGTTCATACCTCTGACTTGGTTCCTGTGCCCCATAATGAACTGGATCTGGTAAAAACATTCAAGTCAATTTAGCAAGGAGAATTGGAAACAAAATATAGAAGTTGAAGATACATAGAAACAAGAAGAAATGATAATTCTTACTTAGATTTCAAAAGCTGAGAGTGATGCATCCTAAGTGTCTGGGGTTTGGTAGTTATTACCATAACAGGAAATGATGAACTTCTCCAACAAATATACTTCAGCTTCTTCTCTCAAAGTACATGAGACTTAAATGACATAATCCCTGCACAAAATCAGATTCACATAATAAATGAGATAAGATAAAATCTTAGAGGAAAGAAAAAGACCAAAGTGAGTTGTCTACTAAACACAAGACATTAAATCAAATAATGGAGATTTGGTTATGGATTTTTCTTAGCACATGTAGTCCAAGTACTAGATGAAGAGGCAAGAGAAGACACTGTTACACCTGTGAACATCTAATAAGGACAAATCTCATTTATAATACAGAAAATAATCACAGGAGCTAAACGTATCACATGGGAAAAAGTTCAAACTGAAAGGTTTTCACAGGTTAAGCGGTTATAAGTTCTAGATAACTCAAGAACCAGCTAAAGTAACCAAAAGATGCAATCTTTTAAACATGCAATTCAAGAATGTACAGTAGCCTTATAAAGAAGATAAAAAACTTTGATGAAAAAGAGAAGACAGATGCTAAAGAGTAAAGACCTTATCTCTAAAAGACATATCAAGTGGTCACTGAAAGATCAAATCTTTCAAATTGACTTTAAGAATATACCAAAGTCAATGGCCAGAACAAAGAACAAAAAGATTGGAACTTTTAATTAGAGAATGTAACCAATCTTCTGCAACAAAAAAATAAAACTCAAACAAGGAGAAGAGAAAGGAACAGTGTGAACAAAAGCAAACCTTTTTTATTTCTTCTACTTCTTCCAATGGCTGAAAGAGAACATTCAAGAATCAGAGAGAGAGGAGAAGAGCTTCTTCTAAAATGCTGCTAGATTCTCCCACAGTAATCTATCTATCTGGCTTTTATGGTACTAGTAGGTGTCACACTTCTATTTATTTTCCAATCTTAAAAAGTTTCTCAATTTGAAATTCAAAAAAAAATCTCTATTGTGAGTCAACATTAAATGTTATCTCAAAAAAGCTCTTCTCTTTCTTATTATTACCAAATAATGAATTAAAATATTGAGTTGGTAATTGGGCAGAGGGTAAAAGGCAAAGGTACAGTTGAACAGAACAGAGGAGAGAATCTGCAACACACTACTTTCAATCTACACGGGCACTTGTAATTTTTGATGTCTTTTTTCTCAATATTTTCAAAGAAAAGTGAATTAAACTAAAAAAGAAGAGAAGAAAACAAAAATCTTATGCATTTTCACATGCAAGAGCGTATGTTATAAGTTTTTTTTCTGTCGCTTTCTGGTCAGAGGTTAGTGGCCTGATACTCTTTTCCGAGTATTGTTCTTGTCTTGTGGTTGACAATTTTATAACAATATTTCCAGATTTTTATAGAGTTTAATATTTGAAATTTGAAAACCAACGAGTAGATAACAAGTTTGTGTTGAAATAATTGTCTAGTGTTCATACGATATTTTTGGCTTAAATCTGTTGGATTCTTGTGTATATTTTTTTCCAATTTTTTAAAACTTTACAAATCATTTAATAGATTCAAGGAGAAAAAAAGAAGATGAATATTGTTATAGCGAACTTACATAAATAAAAATCTACACATTGATTACAAGCTCAAGCCATGTGCTAACACAATCTCTTCAGTGTTCTTCTCTTAGTGTGGCTTCTGTAGATGAAGATTGTTATAGCGAACTTGGCAAATATTTGCAAGAAACACAAACATGTATATCCAACGCTTCCAACGCATACGGCAACGTTCTGGTTTGAAGTTATTGGTGTAGTCCATGCCATGTCAAGCTCGATTCAAGGAGAAACATATATAAAAAAAAGACTTTAAGTTGATCTGCTTGATCGATACCAAAAGTTCACATATCTGCTCTCATGAACTTACAAACTACTCAACTGTTATCTGCACGTTGACAAAAGATGGCTTTCATGAACAATACAAACTAACATAACTATTATCTGCACATAGACAAAAAGAAGTTGAACGTGCCAGTCAATATATATATATATATATAAGTATCCTGCAGCTTAATCTCTTCACTGCTCTTCACTTAGTTTGGCTTTGCAGCTCTTGAGATGAAGATTGTAATGAACAAACGCCAAATCTTCAAGACGCTCTAGCTCACAACTGGTCGTTCCTTCAGTGAACACCAGCTTCTCTGCTAATCTACTCTGTAGCTTGTACCTTGAAGCACCTTCACATGTCTGGCTCAGAACCTTAATGGCGAAACTCTGCAGCTCTGGGTGCTGGCTAGCCTTTTGAGCCCACCACTCACCTGCAAAAGAGAGATTATAAATATATTTGCTCACTGAATGATTTCAACAACACTAGCGTCTACAACTATATATGAAAATTCACCTGGAGTGATTCCAATGATCTGATCAGCTTGACTGGCTTCGTTAAAACACTCTTCACCAACTCTGTACATGTCAAGCTGAGTAGCAACTTTAACTTGAATGTCACTTTCTTTTACCACATGAACCAGAGAGGAGCAAAGACCGGCTGCTACTTCAGAATCAAGATGGAAATCATCTGAGTAGTAAGTAACCGGGTTCAGAAAGTAACCAGCAGCATGAAGAGGACTGTGAAGGTGCTTGTTCCAAACATCATCAATCACATCCCACAACGGCTCATAACATGACTCCTTGTTATTGAATTCCCTGGCGATACTCTCCTTTATGACATCCATAATCTCATAGATGTTTCCAACATGCTGATTCTTGGCCTTAGAGAACCAGAGCAGACCATGGATCAGAGGAGATGTGCATTTCAGAACTTTGCCAACAGTTTTCCAGAAAGTTGAATCATTCACCAGTTTGGATACTCTTGCATCTTCTTCGTTGTTACAATCAGATGAAGCTAACATGGCTGTTAACTCGTTCTTGACCCTGAAGATACTCTCTAGAGTTAAGTACGGCAAGAAAAACTCAAACTCTGAGGAGACAGTGAGACTGTGATCTTGATCTCTGACAAGCTTCAAAACCAAGGGGTTGTTGTTGATGTAATCTGTAATCACATTGACAGCGTCAACTATGTATCCAAGTTGATCTAAGTCCCCAATCTTCAACAGCATAAGCTCAAAGCAGTGAGATACACTCACAGACCAGAAGACTCCCTTCTTGTTGTTACCCGCATAAGACTCGCCTAGCTCACCAACCCAACCAGAAGCTGAACATGCAACAATCTGAACCACGTTATGCACTCCAACTTCATCAACAAGCCCATCCACTAGAGATATCAAGGCCTTGCTGTCTTGTTTAATGTCAGAGACATCTAAAGATGTTAGATAGACAGGACCAGCTGGAGAGTCTGCAAGGAAAGTAACAAGATCACGGCCTTTACTGTCAACCCAAGCTTCCAACAAGATGCTGCAACCAGTGATGGCCCATGACTCTTTGATCTCCTTCACATACTCTTCCACTTCTCCCAACGCTTCTTGAAACATCCGTCCTTTTAAATCATTAGTACCATCATGACTTGCAGTCCTCATCATTTCTCTAGAGCCTGAGGACTCCACAGATGAATCTTGGCTTCTCCCACGCTTATGAGCATTAACCAGTTGGACTTCCCCAGCACTCCTACTCTTACCAGCAGTAAGATTATGTTTCTCCTTGGTAGCCACATCTCTAAACATCTCTCTAACAGTAGATGCAGCTTGTTCACATGGAGTCACATCTGAAGAAACACCGCCCAAGTGACATTTCAGAAGTTGCAAGCCAGACATTTCCTCTCCACAGTGTTTGCATTTAACCCACTTCTTCTCCTTGTTCACCCAACATCCATGCTCACGAATATCCATTTCAAAAGATCCGTCTGTAAATCAAGAAACACACAGAGAGTGAATCAGACTTAGAAGCATTACAATTAAGCTCCTAGGCGTTACATGCACTGCAACCCAACATAAAAGTTTGTGAAACTAACAAGAACATGCATCAAAAATCAAAACTTTGAATCCCGAACTTGAGCTCACAACGGTTGATATCTTGCATGTTAATGGATAGAGAGAGAAGGGAGGGTAAAAAAAACGAAACTTTGAGCTTTTACAGTGACGAGAACTCGTGCGTAATGCTCAAAGCTTGTCTCTTTAGTGATAAAAAAGATCAAAAGCAAACAAATTTTTTGTACAGACTAAATTGGAAAGCAGAGAGATTGAGAGGTTACCTGAGTAGCTGAGTCAAAGCGTCGAGTCAGATAAAGACAGCAGAACCCGGAAGAGAAACAAACCAAACCCTTGTTTTGAAGAGAGTGTTTTGTCTCTGTAGATAATTGTAATTAATGAAGGTCCCTATTTATTATAGTAATCTCTCTCTCTCTCTCTCTCTCTCTCTCTCTCTCTCTCTCTCTAATTAACCCAAAATGGAATAATGAGGTTTCATTTATTTTTTATTTTTTTGGAAAAGTGAGGCTTCATTCTAATCACATTTTAATATTGCAATCTGTAGTGTATAATACTATAATGTTTGTCATTGAAGTAGACTTAGAAGAATCCTTAAACAACTTGAATTCAGCAAGCAAATAAAAGGGAACATCCTCAAGAATCAAGATACAACATTACAAACATCTACTTTGAGTGTGACCACCTGCTTGCTATCTCTCAGGATCTTCAGATTCAGTGTTGTTCTCAACCCTACAATTGGCTACAAAGGGTGCTCTTCTATTCGTAAGCTGAAGCACCCTTTGTACCTGCACATAGAAGAACAGAAACACAATGCCTCACTCTTTCTTTCTCTCATCAGCTTCACTAATACTTAAAGCCAGTTTCTTCTCTTCTGAGTTAGCATTCTTTTTCTCCACAAAGAATATAAAGGCCAGTAGTTATGATGGAACATAGAATCAATGTGTAAGTAATCACAATAAAAACTTGGAAGCGTCTTTACCTTCTTTTTTTGTGTGGAATATGCTTGGCTAGTCTATACTTGTGCAAGTTCATGAGAGAGATTCAGCTAATTTGGTATTCATGTACTTGTAAAATTGGTTAGACTCAAATTGATTTAGTACCTGTAAGCACCTTCACATGTCTGGCTCAGAACCAGCTGCAAAGAGAGATTTTTTTTAAACTATTTGCTCACTGAATGATTATCAACAACACTAGTGTCTACAACTATATATGAAAAGTCAAGAGGAGGTTCACACACCTGGACTGGCCTCGTTAAAACAGGCTACTTCTGAATCAAGATGGAAATCATCTAGCCGGATCCAGGAAGTAACCAGCAGCATGAAGAGGACTGTGAACACTGTGGGAAAGGAAATGTCTGGCTTGCAACATCTCTAACAGTAGATGTGACATGTTCACATCTGGACCTAAACCACCCAAGTGACATTTCAGATGTTGCAAGCCAGACATCTCTTTGCCACAGTGTTTGCATTGAACAAGCCTTCTCTTCTTGTTTACCCAAACTCCATGCTCATGAATATCAATGGAAGTACCAACTAGATCATAAAATAAAGAGAGAGCGAATCAGGACTTACAAGCATGTTACGATTCTCACAAGCCACAACAGTTTGTGAAACGAAAGAAGAACATGCATCAAGATCAAAAATTTGAATCCGGAACTTGATCTCACAATGATTGATATCTTGCATGTTCATGGAGAAAGATAAGGGAGAGTAAAGAACCATGATGAAAAATCATGCATGATGCTCAAAGCTTGCATCTTTAGTGATAAAGAAAGATCAAAGCAAACAAATTTTTGTACAAGACTAATTTGGAACGCAATGAGAGGTTACCTGAGTGGCTGAGTCAAAGCTTCAGAAAACAGGAGACAACAAGACCCAGAAGAGAAACCAAACCCTTGTTCTCAAGAGAGTGAAAGCTGAAGACTTGTTCTGTCTCTGTAGATAATTGTTA
The DNA window shown above is from Brassica oleracea var. oleracea cultivar TO1000 chromosome C3, BOL, whole genome shotgun sequence and carries:
- the LOC106334501 gene encoding uncharacterized protein LOC106334501, yielding MVITTKPQTLRMHHSQLLKSKSSSLWGTGTKSEGIETSQESTSGQSFSYRFQLEEDVKRLQLQLQEEVELHTFLESLLEKDPWELSSSSCSVPHPAQELISNIATLETAVTKLEQEMMSLNFQISQERNERRLAEYHLTHMASPPDSSSSLIYLDSESHQSAEDSPRQDQPVQNQESSSESSPTESTNEVLDSSNQYLEKKQMRKTNARKLPRGMPPKFMWDHPNLLSEEMVRCMKNIFMSLADPTATSKASSNESQLSPVSVSPRGHLSSSSSWWPSTERSMISSWVQSPQIDIQNNTDVLATGNVFDPYRVRGKLSWAEIGNYSLASEVSWMSVGKKQLEYASGALRKFRTLVEQLARVNPIHLSCNEKLAFWINLYNALIMHAYLAYGVPKSDLKLFSLMQKAAYTVGGHSYTAAAMEYVILKMKPPTHRPQIALLLAIHKLKVSEEQRKASIDTHEPLLAFALSCGMYSSPAVRIYTAKGVKEELLEAQRDFIQASVGLSSKGKLLVPKMIHCYAKSLVEDSNLGVWIAKYLPPNQAAFVEQCISQRRQSLLPSRNCGILPFDSRFRYLFLPDNNNNNSS
- the LOC106329342 gene encoding uncharacterized protein LOC106329342 → MDIREHGCWVNKEKKWVKCKHCGEEMSGLQLLKCHLGGVSSDVTPCEQAASTVREMFRDVATKEKHNLTAGKSRSAGEVQLVNAHKRGRSQDSSVESSGSREMMRTASHDGTNDLKGRMFQEALGEVEEYVKEIKESWAITGCSILLEAWVDSKGRDLVTFLADSPAGPVYLTSLDVSDIKQDSKALISLVDGLVDEVGVHNVVQIVACSASGWVGELGESYAGNNKKGVFWSVSVSHCFELMLLKIGDLDQLGYIVDAVNVITDYINNNPLVLKLVRDQDHSLTVSSEFEFFLPYLTLESIFRVKNELTAMLASSDCNNEEDARVSKLVNDSTFWKTVGKVLKCTSPLIHGLLWFSKAKNQHVGNIYEIMDVIKESIAREFNNKESCYEPLWDVIDDVWNKHLHSPLHAAGYFLNPVTYYSDDFHLDSEVAAGLCSSLVHVVKESDIQVKVATQLDMYRVGEECFNEASQADQIIGITPGEWWAQKASQHPELQSFAIKVLSQTCEGASRYKLQSRLAEKLVFTEGTTSCELERLEDLAFVHYNLHLKSCKAKLSEEQ